In a genomic window of Meleagris gallopavo isolate NT-WF06-2002-E0010 breed Aviagen turkey brand Nicholas breeding stock chromosome 1, Turkey_5.1, whole genome shotgun sequence:
- the LOC104915420 gene encoding maestro heat-like repeat-containing protein family member 2A, with the protein MERLRALRGLFACVGCMPRRTRHRERGRVESPVPACAVTLLLQRLQDQEGDRAQAYCELEHVLREDDSRPPCGVVNRLLAEVSQDLTAAQGVTNSMRMAASNVLVALARTHFTMVMSELQDHLKATREMSKEFVLITLSKLFSSYAPQCISFVWLTLAGLRSVVGQVRSGQTLRIACAVVKQWMDGVKIHLSSGKQCPWPATEKEQIYENLDELFFSVVRNWQDCQEEEDKQAVLGAVAAMLSVLLQEELHREHVWEQLLWLVHPCQEVKDTCKMAKSLTIFLEALEGVEYAIPKDKFLAITSAVFYQVRGAYPCAHSSFPLG; encoded by the exons ATGGAGCGGCTGAGAGCCCTTCGAG GTCTCTTTGCTTGTGTGGGCTGCATGCCCAGACGAACACGTCACAGGGAGAGAGGCAGGGTGGAAAGCCCTGTCCCTGCCTGTGCCGtgactttgctgctgcagcGCCTGCAAGACCAGGAG GGTGACCGAGCGCAGGCGTACTGCGAGCTGGAGCACGTCCTGAGAGAAGATGACAGCCGCCCGCCGTGCGGAGTGGTGAAccggctgctggcagaggtgtcCCAGGACCTGACAGCAGCCCAG GGCGTGACAAACAGCATGAGAATGGCTGCCAGCAATGTCCTGGTGGCTCTGGCCAGGACACACTTCACCATGGTGATGTCCGAGCTCCAGGACCACCTGAAGGCCACACGGGAGATGTCCAAGGAGTTTGTTCTGATCACCCTGAGCAAACTCTTCAGCAGCTATG ctccacagtgcATCTCCTTTGTGTGGCTGACGCTGGCTGGCCTGCGCAGTGTGGTGGGCCAGGTGAGGAGTGGCCAAACGCTGCGCATCGCTTGTGCTG ttgtgaaaCAATGGATGGATGGAGTCAAGATTCACTTGTCCTCCGGAAAGCAATGCCCCTGGCCTGCCACAGAGAAAGAGCAAATCTATGAGAATCTTGATGAGCTGTTCTTCTCTGTGgtgaggaactggcaggactgcCAGGAGGAAGAG GACAAACAGGCCGTCCTCGGGGCTGTGGCTGCCATGTTGAGTGTCCTCCTGCAAGAGGAGCTGCACCGAGAGCACGTCTGGGAGCAGCTCCTTTGGCTTGTGCACCCGTGTCAGGAAGTAAAAGACACCTGCAAGATGGCCAAG AGCCTCACTATCTTCCTGGAGGCCTTAGAGGGAGTTGAGTATGCCATCCCCAAGGACAAGTTTCTGGCCATCACCAGTGCTGTATTCTACCAGGTAAGGGGAGCCTATCCTTGTGCACACAGCAGTTTCCCTCTTGGCTAA